The proteins below come from a single Euleptes europaea isolate rEulEur1 chromosome 5, rEulEur1.hap1, whole genome shotgun sequence genomic window:
- the SFR1 gene encoding swi5-dependent recombination DNA repair protein 1 homolog: MEAPVLNSPASLCFTPEYCEPQSSSSGKQPMSATLRERLKKARRSFNSTLTVAKRLKISEENDRITYEEMTLSKEEPCSISQYEGKHSEKVSDKIMCMKSDLQGRELCEDEYNRLSKTGQNSSPVLLETNCNQSNLLEEKMKLVKQIQEKEELLRRLKLVKMYRSKNNPTELQSLIAKWRGSSQTILYELQSALSTDGKKLSITELIDNFGLDDQLLHYIRTEEDFTDA; this comes from the exons ATGGAAGCACCTGTATTAAACAGCCCTGCGTCCTTGTGCTTTACTCCAGAGTATTGTGAGCCTCAGAGCAGCAGCTCAGGAAAACAG CCAATGAGTGCAACCCTTCGAGAAAGGTTGAAGAAAGCAAGGCGGTCCTTTAATTCAACTTTGACTGTAGCAAAGCGTCTTAAAATCAGTGAAGAAAATGACCGCATTACTTATGAAGAGATGACTTTATCTAAAGAAGAACCATGTTCCATATCACAATATGAGGGCAAACACTCTGAAAAAGTTTCTGACAAAATCATGTGTATGAAAAGCGATTTGCAAGGCAGAGAGCTTTGTGAGGATGAATATAATAGACTCAGTAAAACTGGACAGAATTCTTCACCAGTTTTGTTAGAAACTAATTGCAATCAGTCAAATCTACTAGAGGAGAAGATGAAATTGGTGAAGCAGATTCAGGAAAAGGAGGAACTTCTTCGAAGACTTAAGCTGGTCAAGATGTACAGATCAAAG AATAACCCGACAGAATTGCAGTCTCTGATAGCAAAATGGCGAGGCAGTTCCCAAACAATACTGTATGAGCTACAGTCGGCGTTGTCTACAGACGGCAAGAAATTAAGTATTACGGAGCTGATAGACAATTTTGGATTAGATGATCAACTGCTACATTATATCAGAACAGAGGAAGATTTTACAGATGCATGA